Proteins from a single region of Oreochromis niloticus isolate F11D_XX linkage group LG7, O_niloticus_UMD_NMBU, whole genome shotgun sequence:
- the rerglb gene encoding RERG/RAS-like b: MNDIKLALLGSQGAGKSAVLVRFLTRRFIGEYASNTNSLYHKRLSIDGRQLNLEVFDPCSQGSEARCILEEPVDWADGFVVVYNISDRTSFINAKNILRQIRETRMENCKGEMDVPVCLVGNKQDLCHARQVREDEGRGLAQENRCNFQEVSAAESYQDIANLFTQLIRRVMEHLKYRADRRRYSGSKSMAKLINNVFGKRRKSV; this comes from the exons ATGAACGACATCAAGCTGGCCCTACTGGGAAGTCAGGGGGCTGGGAAATCAG CTGTCCTCGTGCGCTTCCTGACCAGACGCTTCATTGGTGAATATGCCTCAAATACCA ACTCTTTGTACCACAAAAGACTGTCGATCGATGGCAGGCAGCTGAATTTGGAGGTTTTTGACCCCTGCTCTCAG GGCTCGGAGGCCAGGTGTATACTTGAAGAGCCGGTGGACTGGGCAGATGGCTTTGTGGTGGTGTACAACATCAGCGACCGCACTTCCTTCATCAATGCCAAAAACATCCTGCGGCAGATTCGGGAGACACGCATGGAGAACTGCAAAGG GGAGATGGATGTTCCTGTTTGCCTGGTTGGCAACAAGCAGGACCTCTGCCATGCTCGGCAGGTGCGTGAGGATGAAGGCCGTGGTCTGGCGCAGGAAAACCGCTGTAATTTCCAGGAGGTCTCGGCAGCCGAGAGCTACCAAGACATTGCCAACCTCTTCACACAGCTCATCCGgcgggtgatggagcacctgaAGTATCGCGCTGACAGACGACGCTACAGCGGCTCAAAGTCTATGGCCAAACTCATCAACAATGTTTTTGGCAAGAGGAGGAAGTCCGTATGA